One part of the Algibacter sp. L1A34 genome encodes these proteins:
- a CDS encoding HAD family hydrolase, translating to MKKYKCVIFDCDGVLVDSEPVSIQVLVDIANEYGAGIDFDYGMKHFKGSFFTACKRMISELAQKELPDSIEDEYRQRSFQAFKKDMKPVEDVKEVLKNLDRPFCVASSGPEDKIELNLGLTGLLPFFKNKIFSCYKIQKWKPDPAVFLWAAETMGFKPEECVVIEDSLSGVRAAKAGGFDVFGYVAHDYNNELKGVATETFDSMSKLLKMI from the coding sequence ATGAAAAAGTATAAATGTGTTATTTTTGATTGCGATGGTGTTCTTGTAGATAGCGAACCCGTAAGCATTCAGGTATTAGTTGATATAGCAAATGAATATGGCGCTGGTATTGATTTTGACTATGGAATGAAGCATTTTAAAGGTAGCTTTTTTACGGCTTGTAAACGTATGATTTCTGAGCTTGCCCAAAAGGAACTTCCAGACTCTATAGAGGATGAATATAGACAACGCAGTTTTCAGGCTTTTAAAAAAGATATGAAACCTGTTGAAGACGTCAAAGAGGTGCTTAAAAATTTAGACAGACCTTTTTGTGTAGCTTCAAGTGGGCCAGAAGATAAAATAGAACTTAATTTAGGTCTTACTGGATTACTTCCTTTTTTTAAGAATAAAATATTTAGTTGTTATAAAATACAAAAATGGAAACCAGATCCAGCCGTGTTTTTATGGGCAGCAGAAACTATGGGTTTTAAGCCCGAGGAATGTGTTGTAATAGAAGATAGTTTATCAGGTGTACGTGCGGCAAAAGCTGGCGGATTTGATGTTTTTGGTTATGTAGCTCACGATTATAATAATGAACTAAAAGGTGTGGCTACAGAAACTTTTGATAGTATGAGTAAATTATTAAAAATGATTTAG
- a CDS encoding OmpA family protein: MIKKITLIFAICFMSQLAIGQKSRGDRFFEKGDYINAAKYYEIALEKERHKKDLENLAECFYNTFQYRLASRNLKQLVQGRFGEKDKNYNNQYNFKLYQMLSALGDYEAALEYLKLYKENNSASLDIAESIETIETFKLKSPDYKVEKVQFNSEASEFGAVKFGDSVYFTSDRGVNQLFGKTYKWTHQPFLDLYVTAVDEKNDTIGQVKALPKTINSKYHEGNFCFSKDGNTLYISKSNIVEGKREFNEAKTNNIHLYKSIKENGKWSTPEKLAFNKNGFSYQHPALNPKGDKLYFSSNIEGGCGSFDLYYVALNEDEIGEPVNLGTTINTENREHFPFISEEGHLFFASNGHLGLGMLDNFVSELVDGSFTTPTNLGVPINSQYDDFSITYYNENEGFFASNRNKKDDNIFQFKQSGEIFIREYINTFEIRDAVTKEYIPNAKVVLNDRRKAELYSNILDETSFFNMNLLADNYELKAESEGYYPKALQVEVLEKQDQKHVLYLKQIPPPPPLPIVVIDPVEAIIAEKKIDKKLKEEDPTRFALLTDVDGPPVVEKEGKLYFQLEPIYFDFGTWNIRADSKKILDALSAKLERYPNIYLKISAHTDSRGTAKYNQILSERRAESTRNYIALEGFINARRLSFKGFGELVPIVPCPMLNCTEEEHQLNRRSEFEIIKY; the protein is encoded by the coding sequence ATGATTAAGAAAATAACTTTAATTTTTGCAATCTGTTTTATGTCTCAGTTGGCCATAGGTCAAAAATCTAGAGGCGATCGTTTTTTCGAAAAAGGAGATTATATTAACGCAGCTAAATATTACGAAATTGCGTTAGAAAAAGAACGCCATAAAAAAGATTTAGAAAATCTTGCCGAGTGTTTTTATAACACGTTTCAGTATAGGTTGGCTTCTCGTAATTTAAAACAATTAGTCCAAGGTCGCTTTGGCGAAAAGGATAAAAATTATAACAATCAATATAATTTTAAACTTTATCAAATGCTTTCTGCTTTGGGTGATTATGAAGCTGCTTTGGAGTATTTAAAGCTGTATAAAGAAAATAATTCGGCATCCTTAGATATTGCGGAATCTATTGAAACGATTGAAACTTTTAAGTTGAAAAGCCCAGATTATAAAGTTGAAAAAGTTCAGTTTAATTCTGAAGCTTCAGAGTTTGGAGCTGTAAAATTTGGGGATAGCGTATATTTTACTTCAGATAGGGGTGTTAATCAATTATTCGGAAAAACTTATAAATGGACACATCAACCCTTTTTGGACCTTTATGTTACTGCTGTAGATGAAAAAAATGATACTATTGGCCAAGTAAAAGCATTGCCAAAAACTATTAATTCTAAATATCATGAAGGGAATTTTTGTTTTAGTAAAGATGGCAACACATTGTATATTTCAAAAAGCAATATAGTAGAAGGTAAACGCGAGTTTAACGAAGCCAAGACGAATAATATTCATCTTTATAAATCGATAAAGGAAAACGGTAAATGGTCTACTCCAGAGAAATTAGCGTTTAATAAAAATGGATTCTCCTATCAACATCCTGCTTTAAACCCCAAAGGGGATAAGCTATATTTTTCATCTAACATAGAGGGAGGTTGTGGTAGTTTCGATTTGTATTATGTTGCTTTAAATGAAGATGAAATTGGAGAACCTGTAAATTTAGGAACAACAATAAATACCGAAAATCGCGAGCATTTCCCTTTTATATCCGAAGAAGGACATTTGTTTTTTGCATCAAACGGCCATTTAGGTTTAGGGATGTTAGATAATTTTGTTTCAGAATTAGTTGATGGTTCATTTACAACTCCAACAAATTTAGGCGTGCCTATTAATTCTCAATATGACGATTTTAGTATTACGTATTATAATGAAAACGAAGGTTTCTTTGCTTCAAATAGAAACAAAAAAGACGATAATATTTTTCAGTTTAAACAATCTGGAGAAATTTTTATTCGTGAATACATTAATACATTCGAAATCCGAGATGCTGTTACAAAAGAATATATACCGAATGCAAAAGTTGTTTTAAATGATAGAAGAAAAGCTGAATTATATAGTAATATATTAGATGAGACTTCTTTTTTTAATATGAATCTCCTTGCTGATAATTATGAACTTAAAGCGGAAAGTGAAGGTTATTATCCAAAAGCCTTACAGGTTGAGGTTTTAGAAAAACAAGACCAGAAACACGTTTTGTATCTGAAACAGATTCCGCCACCACCGCCACTACCGATAGTAGTTATCGACCCGGTTGAAGCTATTATTGCTGAAAAGAAAATCGATAAGAAGTTAAAAGAAGAGGATCCAACTCGATTTGCTTTACTTACAGATGTTGATGGGCCACCTGTAGTAGAAAAAGAAGGGAAGTTGTATTTTCAGTTAGAGCCTATTTATTTCGATTTCGGTACGTGGAATATTAGAGCAGATTCTAAAAAAATATTAGATGCTTTGTCTGCTAAATTGGAACGTTATCCTAATATCTATTTAAAAATAAGTGCACATACCGATAGTAGAGGTACGGCGAAATACAATCAAATTTTATCGGAACGAAGAGCGGAATCCACAAGAAATTACATAGCTTTGGAAGGTTTTATAAATGCACGTCGATTATCGTTTAAAGGTTTTGGTGAATTAGTTCCCATTGTACCTTGCCCAATGTTAAATTGTACCGAAGAGGAACATCAATTAAATCGACGATCCGAATTTGAAATTATTAAATACTAG
- a CDS encoding type IX secretion system membrane protein PorP/SprF → MKIKLYILFIVCNLSVFAQQEPQYTQYMYNMSMVNPAYMINEPSLVEVGALYRTQWVGIDGAPKTANVFANIPLNEKIELSINYLNDNIGGNINTSENVFNIDAAYKINLNKELNLSFGLKMGFDHLNFSSIGSNVSTDPSFGNTNKTVLNIGAGAFLFHKNYYIGLSAPNLIPADLNINDDVVYDNSIHGFLIAGYIYELNDLFKIKPSTVMKFVGGAPLSFDVSANVLYDNKFELGVSYRYQDAISGLAVINITPDLRIGYAHDFNTSQLKSFNNGSHEFVLLYRFDVLGLSKKYSSPRFY, encoded by the coding sequence ATGAAAATAAAATTATATATACTATTTATAGTCTGTAACCTGTCTGTTTTTGCTCAGCAAGAACCACAGTATACACAATATATGTACAATATGAGTATGGTTAACCCTGCTTATATGATTAACGAACCAAGTCTTGTAGAAGTTGGTGCTTTGTATCGAACACAGTGGGTTGGCATTGATGGCGCACCTAAAACAGCAAATGTTTTTGCGAACATTCCTTTAAATGAAAAAATAGAATTAAGCATAAATTATTTAAATGATAATATTGGAGGAAATATAAATACAAGTGAAAATGTATTTAACATTGATGCGGCTTATAAGATTAATTTAAATAAAGAGTTGAATCTATCTTTTGGATTAAAAATGGGATTCGATCATTTAAACTTTAGTTCTATAGGAAGTAATGTCTCAACCGATCCTTCTTTTGGAAATACGAATAAAACAGTTCTTAATATTGGAGCTGGAGCATTTCTATTTCATAAAAATTATTATATTGGTTTATCTGCACCAAATCTAATTCCTGCGGATTTAAATATTAATGACGACGTTGTCTATGATAACAGTATTCATGGGTTTTTAATCGCGGGTTATATCTATGAGTTAAACGATTTGTTTAAAATAAAACCATCTACAGTCATGAAATTTGTTGGAGGTGCACCATTATCATTCGATGTTTCAGCAAATGTTTTGTACGATAATAAGTTTGAGTTAGGCGTATCTTACCGTTATCAAGATGCGATATCTGGACTGGCTGTTATCAATATAACCCCAGATTTACGTATCGGTTATGCTCACGATTTTAACACAAGTCAATTAAAAAGCTTTAACAACGGCAGTCATGAATTTGTTTTACTTTACAGGTTTGATGTGTTAGGTTTAAGTAAAAAATATTCATCTCCAAGATTCTATTAA
- a CDS encoding gliding motility-associated C-terminal domain-containing protein produces the protein MTIIDNDANGTPDGIINLYDVYNNVPGVDAPISLTSGSWFDPNYNFSLDVSTGDLYLWDLKDASVNIDSYQFMLIDTSSTCPDGIKLRLNIVLGPFEGKPLPPAGANDANITICQAVLADFDLFQVFESQPSPHKNGVWEFVGNVGDSDNFESLSPEGKFNAEIPYEPYGSLVEFDVFEFTYTVSGVSPCASEKVSRFKVEVIRDVISGEASEYDICEADILSGIWDADIDLTNDAFLEGEDVEGTWSAISDAANQIDSPVDSTINIREIYDNLKNNNSNFGCREFKYKYSVEARSSLTDCPSKESEVVFRIYETIKPFYQEEPLEVCLDDNQPSSINLYNELTFTTENGVLYNYLPNLSCNTWSFVSGPSDIRRDVDSGIIDFASLTQANAGTYIFRYLVSGLCNTCGVSGTSPCDPKFTNVTVVLLPNNYAGEDTVGLEFCENDALIANPLNLFSLLTTNSIDDPIYQGSLGTWVNNISGDPVANPTAYVLPEIKGDELFDFTYSTLTDKGCINSANLSFTVYEEYSAGIDTLLDVCDNTDIINLFDELDGTPNTTGTWTGPNGFTTTDYTADFDPRSSDAGVYTYTVPDNTTPSGTTMCTGSQATIIVTVYKSPSAGEDGAFNVCRSDLEIDLADYLDDTATSAGIFTDLDNTSFLTGSLLDVSQLVAGVYNFSYEIQGHVTCSLVISFIEITILEVDVATTSNQTFCAVDGATVNSLEADNGYGFNWYDSEIATTPLPMGTILVNGEDYFVTAVDENDCESSKTVMMVTLLPFGDENCESCIKDGISVNGDNINDEFDLCNLSDTYPNFELNIHNRYGVTVYKGTKDTPLFGGESNVSATLGKQLSSGVYFYVFDPKDGITKPFQGNFYLSR, from the coding sequence ATGACAATCATTGATAACGATGCTAACGGAACGCCCGATGGAATAATTAATTTGTACGATGTTTATAATAACGTCCCAGGTGTTGATGCTCCAATTTCATTAACCTCTGGTTCTTGGTTTGATCCTAATTATAATTTTTCTTTAGATGTGTCTACGGGGGATTTGTATTTATGGGATTTAAAAGATGCATCTGTTAATATAGATTCGTACCAATTTATGTTAATAGATACATCTAGTACTTGTCCTGATGGAATAAAACTTCGATTAAATATTGTTTTAGGCCCATTTGAAGGTAAGCCTTTACCTCCAGCAGGAGCTAACGATGCTAATATAACGATCTGTCAAGCAGTTTTAGCTGATTTCGATTTATTTCAGGTTTTCGAGTCTCAACCATCACCTCATAAAAATGGTGTATGGGAATTTGTGGGGAATGTAGGAGATTCTGATAATTTTGAAAGCCTAAGTCCTGAAGGTAAATTTAATGCAGAAATTCCTTATGAACCTTATGGAAGTTTAGTAGAATTTGATGTTTTCGAATTCACTTATACCGTTTCTGGAGTGTCACCATGTGCTTCGGAAAAAGTGTCTCGTTTTAAAGTTGAAGTTATTCGTGATGTAATTTCGGGCGAAGCTTCAGAATATGATATTTGTGAAGCCGATATATTATCTGGAATATGGGATGCTGATATTGATTTAACAAATGATGCTTTTTTAGAGGGAGAGGATGTTGAAGGTACTTGGAGTGCAATTTCCGATGCAGCAAATCAAATTGATAGTCCTGTTGATTCTACTATAAATATTAGAGAAATTTATGATAATTTAAAAAATAATAATTCTAATTTTGGTTGTCGAGAATTTAAATACAAGTATTCTGTAGAAGCTCGATCTTCGTTAACGGATTGCCCAAGTAAGGAGTCCGAAGTTGTGTTTAGAATTTACGAAACTATAAAACCTTTTTATCAAGAAGAACCTTTAGAGGTTTGTCTAGATGATAATCAACCTTCAAGTATAAATTTATATAATGAATTAACATTTACAACAGAAAATGGGGTGTTGTATAATTACCTTCCAAATTTGAGTTGTAATACTTGGAGTTTTGTTTCTGGACCTTCGGATATTAGAAGGGATGTCGATTCTGGAATTATAGATTTTGCATCACTCACACAAGCCAATGCTGGCACCTATATATTTAGGTATTTAGTTTCAGGTTTATGTAATACTTGTGGAGTTAGTGGAACTTCTCCATGCGATCCCAAGTTTACAAACGTTACTGTTGTTTTATTACCTAATAATTATGCTGGTGAAGATACGGTTGGTTTAGAGTTTTGTGAAAACGACGCGTTAATAGCAAATCCTTTAAATCTGTTTTCTCTTTTAACAACAAATAGTATTGACGATCCCATATATCAAGGTTCATTAGGAACTTGGGTTAATAATATTTCGGGAGATCCTGTTGCTAACCCTACAGCTTATGTATTACCAGAAATTAAAGGTGATGAGCTTTTCGATTTTACATATTCTACTCTAACGGACAAAGGTTGTATAAACTCAGCTAATTTATCATTTACGGTTTATGAAGAATATTCGGCTGGAATAGATACATTATTAGATGTTTGCGATAATACAGACATTATCAATTTGTTTGATGAATTGGATGGTACACCAAATACAACAGGAACATGGACAGGTCCAAACGGATTTACAACAACAGACTATACTGCAGATTTTGATCCTAGATCATCAGATGCTGGGGTTTATACTTATACTGTTCCAGATAATACTACACCATCAGGAACAACCATGTGTACAGGAAGCCAAGCAACAATTATAGTAACTGTTTATAAAAGTCCAAGTGCAGGTGAAGATGGTGCTTTTAATGTATGCCGATCAGATTTAGAAATCGATTTGGCAGACTATTTAGATGATACAGCTACTAGTGCGGGAATTTTTACAGACTTAGATAATACAAGTTTTTTAACAGGAAGCTTGTTAGATGTTTCGCAATTAGTTGCTGGAGTTTATAATTTTAGCTACGAAATTCAAGGTCATGTTACATGTAGTTTGGTTATTTCATTTATAGAAATTACTATTCTTGAGGTAGATGTTGCAACAACTTCTAATCAAACATTTTGTGCGGTAGATGGAGCGACAGTAAATAGTTTAGAGGCAGATAATGGCTATGGTTTTAATTGGTATGATTCGGAAATAGCAACCACGCCATTACCAATGGGAACTATTTTAGTTAATGGAGAAGATTATTTCGTTACAGCGGTAGATGAGAACGATTGCGAGTCATCAAAAACAGTAATGATGGTTACTCTTTTACCTTTTGGAGATGAGAATTGTGAGAGTTGTATAAAAGACGGAATTTCGGTTAATGGAGATAATATAAATGATGAGTTCGATTTGTGTAATCTGTCAGATACATATCCTAATTTCGAATTAAACATTCATAATCGCTATGGAGTAACCGTTTATAAAGGTACAAAAGACACACCTCTCTTTGGGGGTGAGTCTAACGTATCGGCAACACTAGGAAAACAATTGTCATCAGGAGTGTATTTTTATGTTTTTGATCCAAAAGATGGGATAACTAAACCTTTTCAAGGTAATTTTTATTTAAGCAGATAA
- a CDS encoding SDR family NAD(P)-dependent oxidoreductase, which produces MSKNIIITGTSRGIGFELVQLYAKAGHHVLALSRNEKPILNLNLENVTCFSFDLNDEKAYEKVENFISENWKQVDVLINNAGALLNKPFAEITMADFEAVYKTNVFGVAEITRKTLPFMKANSHVVTISSMGGVQGSMKFPGLAAYSSSKAAVITLTELLAEEYKESGIAFNVLALGAVQTEMLEEAFPGYQAPTTALEMAQYIFDFSLNGNKYYNGKMLQVSNSTP; this is translated from the coding sequence ATGAGTAAAAATATAATTATAACAGGAACAAGTAGAGGCATTGGTTTCGAGTTGGTTCAACTATACGCAAAAGCTGGACATCATGTATTGGCGCTTTCGCGGAATGAAAAGCCTATCCTGAATTTAAACTTAGAAAACGTAACGTGTTTTTCGTTCGATTTAAATGATGAAAAGGCTTATGAAAAAGTTGAAAATTTTATTTCTGAAAATTGGAAACAAGTAGATGTTTTAATCAATAACGCTGGCGCTTTGCTAAACAAGCCGTTTGCCGAAATAACAATGGCAGATTTTGAAGCTGTTTATAAAACAAATGTTTTTGGTGTAGCCGAAATAACTCGTAAAACACTTCCTTTTATGAAAGCTAATAGCCATGTAGTTACTATTAGTTCTATGGGCGGTGTTCAGGGCAGCATGAAATTTCCAGGTTTAGCGGCTTATAGTTCAAGTAAAGCGGCCGTAATTACGCTTACCGAATTATTAGCAGAAGAATATAAAGAATCTGGTATTGCTTTCAATGTTCTAGCTTTAGGAGCTGTACAAACCGAAATGTTGGAAGAAGCTTTCCCTGGTTATCAAGCACCAACTACAGCTCTAGAAATGGCACAATATATTTTCGATTTTTCACTTAACGGAAATAAATATTATAACGGTAAAATGTTACAAGTTTCTAATTCTACGCCTTAA
- a CDS encoding M28 family metallopeptidase: protein MKNIFRLSLVLFVFNCAAQNKIEEKSIIASLEYLASDALEGRNTGSEGIEKAAVFIENFFKENNVKPYFETYRDTFNVKEVVGYNVVGYIEGNDPELKNEFVILGAHYDHIGTAKEVNGDVIANGANDDASGTVAVMEWAKYFAETKNNKRSVLFTLYAAEEMGLKGSGHLAKRLKDENLNVYTMINFEMIGVPRAGGETMAYVTGYKESNMAEKLNGYANSEIVGFLPKAKEIRLFMRSDNYPFYNAFNVPAQAISTFDFTNFDYYHHVDDETENMNFEHMANFINKMIPALEGMINAPTKEIKLNNE from the coding sequence ATGAAAAATATATTTAGGCTTAGTTTAGTACTGTTTGTTTTTAACTGTGCTGCTCAAAATAAAATAGAAGAAAAATCGATTATAGCAAGTTTAGAGTATTTAGCTTCCGACGCATTAGAAGGTAGGAATACAGGAAGTGAAGGTATCGAGAAAGCTGCTGTTTTTATAGAGAATTTTTTTAAAGAAAACAATGTAAAACCTTATTTTGAAACCTATAGAGATACTTTTAATGTAAAGGAAGTTGTAGGGTATAATGTGGTTGGCTATATAGAAGGAAACGATCCGGAATTAAAAAATGAATTTGTAATTCTAGGAGCACATTATGATCATATTGGTACAGCAAAAGAAGTGAATGGCGATGTTATTGCAAACGGAGCTAACGATGATGCTTCGGGGACGGTAGCCGTTATGGAATGGGCAAAATATTTTGCTGAAACTAAAAACAATAAGCGTAGTGTTTTGTTTACTTTATATGCTGCCGAAGAAATGGGTTTAAAAGGATCTGGACATTTAGCAAAGCGTTTAAAAGATGAAAACTTAAATGTTTATACCATGATTAATTTTGAAATGATTGGTGTGCCAAGAGCAGGTGGTGAAACTATGGCTTACGTTACAGGTTACAAAGAATCGAATATGGCCGAAAAGTTAAATGGTTATGCTAATTCTGAAATTGTTGGATTTTTACCAAAAGCTAAAGAGATTAGATTATTTATGCGTTCGGATAACTATCCATTCTACAATGCATTTAATGTTCCGGCGCAAGCCATTTCAACTTTCGACTTTACAAATTTCGATTATTACCATCATGTGGATGACGAAACCGAAAATATGAATTTTGAACACATGGCTAATTTTATAAATAAAATGATTCCGGCTTTAGAAGGAATGATAAATGCTCCAACTAAAGAAATAAAATTGAATAATGAGTAA
- a CDS encoding pyruvate dehydrogenase complex dihydrolipoamide acetyltransferase, with product MAIVVNMPRLSDTMEEGTVAAWLKKVGDKIEEGDILAEIETDKATMEFESFNEGTLLYIGIQEGETTKVDELLAIIGEEGEDISALISGGGNASAEATEEKTEEAPAAVEVAPEATSAAAELPEGVIVVTMPRLSDTMEEGTVATWLKKVGDKVDEGDILAEIETDKATMEFESFQSGTLLYIGLQEGDSAKVDELLAIIGPAGTDVSGVASSFSTAAPVAEAPKAEAKKEAPKSAPAPAAPSKPKTSAPAPTPVTADGRVHVSPLAKKLAEDKGINLTRIQGSGENGRIVKRDIENYEPAASAASAGKFVASGQEDFDDIDNSQMRKAIAKALTNSKFSAPHYYLSVEFDMENAMSFRTQFNSIPDTKISYNDIVVKACALALKQHPQVNSQWFADKMRLNNHVHIGVAVAVPDGLVVPVVKFANEQTLPQIGGAVRELAGKAKNKKLTPDEMQGSTFTVSNLGMFGIDTFTSIINQPNSAILSVGNIVEKPVVKNGQIVVGNTMKLSLACDHRTVDGATGALFLQTLKGYIENPVTMLV from the coding sequence ATGGCAATAGTAGTAAATATGCCTCGTTTAAGCGATACCATGGAAGAAGGTACCGTTGCAGCTTGGTTGAAAAAAGTAGGAGATAAAATTGAAGAAGGCGATATTTTAGCCGAAATTGAAACTGATAAAGCCACTATGGAGTTTGAGTCTTTCAATGAAGGGACTTTGCTTTATATTGGTATTCAAGAAGGTGAAACTACTAAGGTAGATGAGCTTTTAGCTATTATTGGTGAAGAAGGTGAAGATATTTCTGCACTTATAAGTGGAGGTGGTAACGCTTCCGCGGAAGCGACTGAAGAAAAAACAGAAGAGGCTCCTGCAGCAGTAGAGGTAGCTCCTGAAGCAACAAGTGCTGCAGCAGAATTACCAGAAGGTGTAATTGTTGTAACCATGCCACGTTTAAGTGATACCATGGAAGAAGGTACTGTTGCAACTTGGTTGAAAAAAGTTGGTGATAAGGTTGATGAAGGCGATATTTTAGCTGAAATTGAAACGGATAAAGCAACTATGGAATTTGAATCATTCCAATCTGGTACTTTATTATATATAGGATTACAAGAAGGCGATTCTGCAAAGGTAGATGAGCTTTTAGCTATAATAGGCCCTGCCGGAACAGATGTTTCTGGTGTTGCCTCTAGTTTTAGTACAGCTGCACCAGTAGCAGAAGCTCCAAAGGCTGAAGCTAAAAAAGAAGCTCCAAAAAGTGCGCCTGCACCAGCAGCTCCTTCTAAACCAAAAACAAGTGCACCTGCTCCAACGCCAGTAACGGCAGACGGACGTGTACATGTATCTCCATTAGCAAAAAAGTTAGCGGAAGATAAAGGTATTAACTTAACAAGAATTCAAGGTTCTGGTGAAAACGGACGTATTGTAAAACGAGATATTGAAAATTACGAGCCAGCAGCATCTGCGGCATCCGCTGGTAAATTTGTAGCATCTGGTCAAGAAGATTTCGATGATATAGATAATTCTCAAATGCGTAAAGCAATTGCGAAGGCGTTAACAAATTCTAAGTTTTCTGCACCACATTATTATTTAAGTGTGGAGTTCGATATGGAAAATGCGATGTCTTTCCGTACGCAGTTTAACTCAATTCCAGATACTAAAATATCATATAACGATATTGTTGTTAAAGCTTGTGCTTTAGCGTTAAAGCAACATCCACAAGTAAACTCTCAGTGGTTTGCCGATAAAATGAGATTAAACAATCATGTACATATTGGTGTTGCAGTAGCTGTTCCAGATGGTTTAGTTGTGCCAGTTGTTAAGTTTGCTAATGAGCAAACGTTACCACAAATTGGTGGTGCAGTTCGTGAGCTTGCAGGTAAAGCTAAAAATAAAAAATTAACTCCAGATGAAATGCAGGGTAGCACATTTACTGTGTCTAACTTAGGTATGTTTGGTATCGATACATTTACATCGATTATCAATCAACCAAATTCCGCTATTCTTTCTGTTGGAAATATTGTTGAAAAACCAGTCGTTAAAAACGGACAAATTGTTGTTGGTAATACGATGAAGTTATCATTAGCATGCGATCACAGAACGGTTGACGGTGCTACAGGTGCATTATTCCTTCAAACTTTAAAAGGATATATTGAAAACCCGGTAACTATGTTAGTGTAA
- the pdhA gene encoding pyruvate dehydrogenase (acetyl-transferring) E1 component subunit alpha produces MQKITKEVYLKWYEDMLFWRKFEDKLAAVYIQQKVRGFLHLYNGQEAVLAGALHAMDLTKDKMITAYRNHVQPIGMGVDPKRVMAELYGKVTGTSHGMGGSMHIFSKEFRFYGGHGIVGGQIPLGAGIAFGDKYHGSDAVTLCCFGDGAARQGSLHEAFNLAMLWKLPVVFVCENNGYAMGTSVERTANHTDIWKLGLGYDMPCGPVDGMNPIKVAEAFDEAIQRGRRGDGPTFLELKTYRYRGHSMSDAQHYRTKDEVKEYKKIDPITQVKDVILENKYASEDDIKVIDKRVKDRVAECEKFADESPYPEKQQLYDMVYEQEDYPFIQHKI; encoded by the coding sequence ATGCAAAAAATCACAAAAGAGGTTTACCTCAAATGGTACGAAGACATGTTATTCTGGAGAAAGTTTGAAGACAAACTAGCTGCCGTTTACATTCAACAAAAAGTAAGAGGATTTCTTCACTTATATAATGGTCAAGAAGCTGTTTTAGCGGGTGCTTTGCACGCTATGGATTTGACTAAAGATAAAATGATAACTGCTTACAGAAATCACGTTCAACCAATTGGTATGGGAGTAGATCCTAAGCGTGTTATGGCAGAATTGTATGGAAAAGTAACAGGAACATCTCATGGTATGGGAGGTTCTATGCATATTTTTTCTAAAGAATTTCGTTTTTACGGTGGTCACGGTATTGTTGGTGGTCAAATTCCTTTAGGAGCAGGTATTGCATTTGGTGATAAGTATCACGGTAGTGATGCTGTAACTTTATGCTGTTTTGGTGATGGAGCTGCAAGACAAGGTTCTCTTCATGAGGCATTCAATTTAGCAATGCTTTGGAAATTACCAGTAGTATTTGTTTGTGAAAACAACGGATATGCAATGGGAACTTCTGTAGAAAGAACTGCAAACCATACCGATATTTGGAAATTAGGTTTAGGTTATGATATGCCTTGCGGACCTGTTGATGGAATGAACCCGATAAAAGTTGCTGAAGCTTTTGATGAAGCCATTCAAAGAGGACGTCGTGGTGATGGACCAACTTTCTTAGAGTTGAAAACTTACCGTTATAGAGGGCATTCAATGAGTGATGCTCAACATTACAGAACTAAAGACGAAGTTAAAGAATACAAGAAAATCGATCCAATTACACAAGTGAAAGATGTTATTCTTGAAAATAAATATGCTTCGGAAGACGATATTAAAGTAATTGATAAGCGTGTTAAAGATCGTGTTGCAGAATGTGAAAAATTTGCAGACGAGTCTCCATACCCAGAAAAGCAACAACTTTATGATATGGTTTACGAACAAGAAGATTATCCATTTATACAACACAAAATATAA